The nucleotide sequence CGGCGCCGGGACGGCCGCCTTCCGGTCCTTCGTCGGGCGGCTGACGGCCGGCGTGCGGCCGTGAGCACCGGACGGTCGACGTCGCCGTGGTTCGGCGGCTTCGTCGCCGACATGCACGACGCCGGGCAGCTCGTCGTGCAGCCGCGCATGGGGGTCAGCGATCCGGGCGCGATGCGCGCCGGGCTGCTGGCCACCCGCGACGCCGCGGCGACCACGGTCGGCACGATCACCCTGGACAGCTACACCAGGACCGGTGCCCACGCCGCCGCCCGCGCGGCGCTCGCCTCGGGCGGGGACCTCAACGGCTATCCGATCCTGGCCCACGAACCGGCCACCACCCGCGCGATGCTCGACGGCGTGGCGGGCCCCGGCTTCCCGGTCCAGGTCCGGCACGGCTCCGCCGTCCCCGACGACATCGTGCGCACCCTGATCGGCGTCGGGCTGCACGCGACCGAAGGCGGGCCGATCTCCTACTGCCTGCCCTACGGCCGGGTGCCCGTGCAGACCTCGGTGCGCAACTGGGTGCGCAGCTGCGAACGGCTCGCCGCCCTCCGCGCCGACGGCGTCGAGCCGCACCTCGAGAGCTTCGGCGGCTGCCTGCTCGGCATGCTCTGCCCGCCGAGCCTGCTGGTCGCGGTCAGCGTGCTGGAGGGGCTGTTCTTCCGCCAGAACGGGCTGCGCAGCATCTCGCTCAGCTACGCCCAGCAGAGCAACGCCGACCAGGACCGCGAGGCGATCCTCGCGCTGCGCCGGCTGGCCGCCGAGCTGATGCCCGACCTCGACTGGCACATCGTGCTCTACACCTACATGGGCATGTACCCCCGCAGTTCGGCCGGTGGCACCCGATTGCTGCGGGAAGCCGCCGGGCTGGCGGTCCGGACGGGCGCGGCCCGGCTGGTGGTGAAGACGCTCGCCGAGGCACACCGGATTCCCACCGTCGCCGAGAACGTCCGGGCCCTGGAGGTCGCCGCGGCCGCCGCGCGACAGTGCGCGCCGGTCACGAGCGGGTCGGTGGCGGACAGCGGCATCTACCGCGAGGCGCGGGAACTGGTCGGCGCGGTGACCGGGTTGAGCGACGACCTCGGCCGCGCACTCGCCGACGCGTTCCGGCTCGGTTACCTCGACGTCCCGTACTGCCTGCACCCGGACAACGCCGGGCGCTCCCGCAGCTACCTGGACCAGGACGGGCGGCTGCGCTGGTCGCAGACCGGCTCGATGCCGGTGCGGGCGGAGACCCGGCCGGTGCGCGGCACCGAGCAGACCGCCGCCGGCCTGCTCGCCTCGCTGTCCTTCGTCCAACGCAGGTTCGACGACGCGGGACCGGATCCGGGCGCCGTCAGCACCGCCGCCCGCTAGCGAGCACCACCAAGGGAGCCAAGGATGACCAGCAACCGCCGCACCGCGGCCGCGGAACCCGCCACGCCGAGGAGCCCACGCGAGCACCTGTCGTCCCCGGTCACCCGCTCGGTGCTCCGGATCCAGCACCGGATGCTGACCGCGGTGCGCGAGTTCCTGTCCGCACGGGGCTTCACCGAGCTGCTGCTGCCGATCATCGGGCCGGTCACCGATCCGGGCGCGCGCGGCGCCAAGCAGGTCGACATCGACTTCTACGGTCACCGCTACAAGCTGATGACCAGCGCCATCCTGTACAAGCAGGCCGCGCTCACCACCTTCGACAAGATCTTCTGCATCGCGCCCAACGTGCGGCTCGAACCCGTGGAGACCGCCTCCACCGACCGGCACCTCGTCGAGTTCCACCAGATCGACGTCGAGGTGGCGGACGCGAGCCGGGATCAGATCACCCGGCTGGTCGAGGAGCTCGTCCGGACGGTCATCCGGGACGTGACCGCCGCGCTGCCCGACGACTTCGACCGGCTCGGCCGCGACACCGGCGCCTTCGCCGGCCTGCTCACCGGCTCGTTCGATCGGCGCACCCACACCGCCGCGGTCGCCGATCTGCGCGACCTCGGGCACGACCAGAACCCGGACGGCGAACTCGA is from Amycolatopsis mediterranei and encodes:
- a CDS encoding asparagine synthetase A — encoded protein: MTSNRRTAAAEPATPRSPREHLSSPVTRSVLRIQHRMLTAVREFLSARGFTELLLPIIGPVTDPGARGAKQVDIDFYGHRYKLMTSAILYKQAALTTFDKIFCIAPNVRLEPVETASTDRHLVEFHQIDVEVADASRDQITRLVEELVRTVIRDVTAALPDDFDRLGRDTGAFAGLLTGSFDRRTHTAAVADLRDLGHDQNPDGELDWAGEALLSRKASKPFFVTDYPKGSRGFYDRESPEHPGRLRNFDLIAPEGYGELCSGSEREHDYATIVTRMRETGENPAKYAWYLRMVRDGIPPSAGFGIGLERLTRYLAGLASVREASAFPKVAGTVSP
- a CDS encoding methylaspartate mutase, with product MSTGRSTSPWFGGFVADMHDAGQLVVQPRMGVSDPGAMRAGLLATRDAAATTVGTITLDSYTRTGAHAAARAALASGGDLNGYPILAHEPATTRAMLDGVAGPGFPVQVRHGSAVPDDIVRTLIGVGLHATEGGPISYCLPYGRVPVQTSVRNWVRSCERLAALRADGVEPHLESFGGCLLGMLCPPSLLVAVSVLEGLFFRQNGLRSISLSYAQQSNADQDREAILALRRLAAELMPDLDWHIVLYTYMGMYPRSSAGGTRLLREAAGLAVRTGAARLVVKTLAEAHRIPTVAENVRALEVAAAAARQCAPVTSGSVADSGIYREARELVGAVTGLSDDLGRALADAFRLGYLDVPYCLHPDNAGRSRSYLDQDGRLRWSQTGSMPVRAETRPVRGTEQTAAGLLASLSFVQRRFDDAGPDPGAVSTAAR